The Lysinibacter cavernae genome has a window encoding:
- a CDS encoding DUF559 domain-containing protein: MLISTPEATWLQLCALDDALTNADLVAAGDYVVREPEYPERGRPFSSRESLGLLVDQYRGRGKRRAAEALTHIRQGSDSRPESLLRLLLIGAGLPEPELNPIIRDRDGQRIGRADLVFREWKVIVEYDGDQHRTRTAQYEHDMWRLERYTLSDWSVLRVRAAGLFISPEATIRHVREVLKARGWHP; the protein is encoded by the coding sequence GTGCTCATCAGCACACCGGAGGCGACATGGCTCCAACTCTGCGCACTGGATGACGCCTTGACGAATGCCGATCTGGTTGCCGCTGGTGACTACGTTGTAAGGGAACCGGAATACCCGGAGAGGGGACGCCCCTTCAGCTCCCGTGAATCGCTCGGCTTGCTTGTGGATCAGTATCGGGGCAGAGGGAAACGTCGAGCGGCAGAGGCGCTCACGCACATCCGCCAGGGCTCAGATTCGAGGCCCGAGTCTCTGCTCAGACTTCTCCTCATCGGTGCTGGCCTTCCAGAACCAGAACTCAATCCGATCATCCGCGATCGAGATGGACAGCGAATTGGCAGAGCAGATCTTGTGTTTCGCGAATGGAAGGTCATAGTCGAGTACGACGGAGATCAGCACAGAACACGCACTGCCCAATACGAGCACGACATGTGGCGCCTTGAACGGTACACCCTCAGCGATTGGAGCGTGCTACGAGTACGAGCTGCGGGCCTCTTCATCAGCCCTGAGGCCACGATTCGTCACGTACGTGAGGTATTGAAAGCTCGGGGCTGGCACCCCTAG